From Leptolyngbya sp. CCY15150, the proteins below share one genomic window:
- a CDS encoding NB-ARC domain-containing protein, with protein sequence MNDAIVSDRQILDLTDALVFEKTGCHLGDAQRALLQAAWSGERQSYDQIAESCGYSAHYLRKHIGPSLWQLLSNVVGEKVTKLNCKRVIERRLSALSPRLNAPPSTVLADTFRVFPRSEPCLSGHLPTSPMPYQDWGEAAHVETCYGRQDELATITQWLTVDRCRLIGVFGVGGMGKTHLVTYLAQHVPGFDCVIWRSLHNAPPLSALLSDVLNALARSTPSQLVPAQPSIQAFLDRLRAQRCLLILDNLETLLQGGCSSGHYRAGYEDYGHLLQRVGETQHTSCLLITSREKTKEFTLLAGEHQTTRAFSLKGLTVQGGQQILQAKGIIQESEQASYELVHRYGGNPLALKIISTTIQDLFGGSVGAFLRQETAILAEISALLDQHFNRLSPMEIAALQGLAIARDPITLNTLCDDIFPTPSRRQILDALTSLGQRSLLEHHDGLLSLQPVVMEYVSEKLIGAIATEIQHPNSPCLYLNQHSLLKAEAKDYIRDIQARLLLQPLLDQLLQQFKTPATLSKHLTTLLYTHQHHNPLEPGYLAGNLLNLLLHLGTDLSGYDCSNLTIWQAYLETANLNGVNFANSDLSTSVLMETFASTLSVAFSPDGAYFATATTDNDICLWQTHDGRKVLIYQGHRGWVHSVAFSPKDAILASGSEDKTIRVWDIQTGQCLKTLRGHQDWVWSVAFSPDGTLLASSGNDQTVRLWDVATGHCLQILEGHDNWVWSVAFNANQTLLASGSNDKTLKIWDAATGLLLKTLPDHRDWVQSVAFSPIANLLASGSRDHTIKLWDATTGTCLATLEGHTNWVQSVTFDRSGTWLASASNDQTLKIWNVETGVCLRTFHCSIQDIWSVAFSPDSKAVILGGSDQTVQLWDVHTGQCLKTLRGHISGILSLDVSSCGTHLVTGGSDRTVRIWDLAQGHAVLTLRGHSSWVRSVAFSPQSSRVASGSSDHTIRLWDSTSGQCLRVLRGHDSWVRSVQFSADGLTLVSGSTDHTVRLWDVGTGECLHSLQGHTSWVRCVVYAPSGSPERLASSSDDQTIRIWDSHSGQCLRVLTGHTSGIWAVAFSPDGRLLASGGDDCVIKIWDVATGHCLQTLQGHQNWIQAIAFSPDGTCLASGSNDQTIRLWHLPTGQQQQCIDSHHNRIWAIAYSVQENSEGIHETVLISGSEDETICIWNPTTGQCIKSMRAQRPCEGMNIQGVKGLRETQKEALRALGAIEPSPQQAEP encoded by the coding sequence TTGAATGATGCCATTGTGAGCGATCGCCAAATCCTAGATCTTACCGATGCCCTCGTCTTTGAAAAAACGGGATGCCATCTCGGGGATGCTCAACGGGCACTGCTGCAGGCGGCCTGGTCTGGCGAGCGGCAAAGCTATGACCAGATCGCCGAATCCTGTGGCTATTCGGCGCATTACCTCCGCAAACATATTGGCCCGTCCCTGTGGCAGTTGCTCTCCAATGTGGTGGGGGAAAAGGTCACCAAGCTCAACTGCAAACGGGTGATCGAGCGCCGCCTCAGCGCTTTATCCCCTCGATTAAACGCTCCACCCTCTACCGTTCTGGCAGACACCTTCAGGGTGTTCCCACGTTCAGAACCTTGCTTATCCGGCCACTTACCGACCTCTCCGATGCCCTACCAAGATTGGGGAGAGGCGGCCCATGTCGAAACCTGTTATGGGCGGCAGGATGAGCTGGCTACGATAACCCAATGGCTGACGGTTGATCGCTGTCGGTTGATCGGGGTGTTTGGGGTGGGCGGCATGGGTAAAACCCATCTGGTGACCTACCTCGCCCAGCATGTCCCAGGGTTTGACTGTGTGATTTGGCGATCGCTCCACAATGCGCCTCCCCTCTCTGCGCTGCTCTCCGATGTGCTCAATGCCCTCGCTCGTTCGACCCCCTCCCAGCTCGTTCCCGCGCAGCCATCCATCCAAGCATTTCTGGATCGGCTGCGGGCGCAGCGCTGTTTACTGATTTTGGACAACCTGGAGACCCTGTTGCAGGGGGGCTGCAGCAGTGGCCACTATCGGGCTGGCTATGAAGACTATGGCCACTTACTGCAGCGGGTCGGCGAAACCCAGCACACCAGTTGCCTCCTGATCACCAGCCGCGAAAAGACCAAGGAATTTACCCTGTTAGCCGGCGAACACCAGACGACCCGAGCCTTTTCCCTCAAAGGGCTAACCGTCCAAGGCGGGCAACAAATCCTACAGGCCAAGGGCATCATTCAAGAATCTGAACAGGCCAGTTATGAGCTGGTGCATCGCTATGGCGGCAATCCCTTAGCCCTGAAAATTATTAGCACGACCATCCAAGATCTCTTTGGAGGCAGTGTGGGGGCGTTTCTTCGCCAGGAAACCGCTATTCTGGCTGAGATCAGTGCGCTGCTGGATCAGCATTTCAATCGACTCTCACCGATGGAGATTGCGGCATTGCAGGGATTGGCGATCGCCCGCGACCCCATCACCCTCAACACCCTCTGCGACGACATCTTCCCAACGCCATCTCGTCGGCAAATCCTCGATGCCCTGACCTCCCTGGGGCAACGGTCACTCCTAGAGCATCACGATGGTCTGTTGAGTTTGCAACCCGTCGTGATGGAATATGTCAGCGAGAAACTGATTGGGGCGATCGCCACAGAAATCCAACATCCCAATTCTCCATGTCTCTACCTCAACCAACATAGTCTGCTCAAAGCCGAAGCCAAAGACTACATCCGCGATATCCAGGCGCGTCTTCTTCTCCAACCCCTGCTCGACCAACTCCTCCAGCAGTTCAAAACCCCCGCCACCCTCTCAAAACACCTCACCACACTCCTCTACACCCACCAACATCACAATCCCCTGGAGCCTGGCTACCTGGCCGGAAACCTGCTCAACCTGCTGCTGCATTTGGGCACCGACCTGAGCGGCTACGACTGCTCCAACCTCACGATCTGGCAAGCCTATCTGGAAACGGCGAATCTCAACGGCGTCAATTTCGCCAACTCCGATCTCTCCACCTCCGTTCTCATGGAAACCTTTGCCAGCACCCTCTCTGTTGCCTTTAGCCCAGATGGCGCTTACTTTGCCACCGCCACCACCGATAACGATATCTGTCTCTGGCAAACCCACGATGGCCGCAAAGTTTTGATCTATCAAGGGCATCGAGGGTGGGTTCACTCCGTGGCCTTTAGCCCCAAAGACGCAATTTTGGCCAGCGGTAGCGAAGATAAAACCATTCGGGTGTGGGACATTCAAACGGGGCAATGCCTCAAAACCCTGCGGGGTCATCAGGATTGGGTTTGGTCGGTGGCCTTTAGCCCGGATGGCACCCTCCTGGCCAGTAGCGGCAACGATCAAACGGTGCGACTGTGGGATGTGGCAACGGGACACTGCCTACAAATCTTGGAAGGCCATGACAACTGGGTCTGGTCGGTGGCCTTCAATGCTAATCAAACCCTGCTGGCCAGTGGCAGCAATGATAAAACCCTCAAAATCTGGGATGCCGCAACCGGATTGTTGCTCAAAACCCTTCCCGACCATCGCGACTGGGTGCAATCGGTGGCCTTTAGCCCGATCGCCAATCTGTTAGCTAGTGGCAGCCGTGACCACACCATCAAGCTCTGGGATGCTACAACGGGAACCTGTTTGGCAACCTTAGAAGGCCATACCAATTGGGTGCAGTCGGTCACCTTTGACCGATCCGGCACCTGGCTTGCCAGCGCCAGCAACGATCAAACCCTCAAAATCTGGAACGTAGAAACGGGCGTCTGCCTACGAACCTTTCACTGCTCCATCCAAGATATTTGGTCGGTTGCCTTCAGCCCCGACAGTAAAGCGGTCATTTTGGGGGGCAGTGATCAAACGGTGCAGTTGTGGGATGTCCATACCGGGCAATGCCTCAAGACCCTACGGGGACATATCAGCGGCATTCTCTCGCTGGATGTCAGCTCCTGTGGCACGCATCTTGTAACCGGGGGGAGCGATCGCACCGTTCGTATTTGGGATCTGGCTCAGGGACATGCCGTGCTGACTCTGCGGGGGCATAGCAGTTGGGTGCGATCGGTGGCCTTTAGCCCCCAATCCTCTCGCGTCGCCAGCGGCAGCAGTGATCACACGATTCGGCTATGGGATAGCACCAGCGGCCAATGCCTCAGAGTGTTGCGGGGGCATGATAGCTGGGTGCGCTCCGTACAGTTTAGTGCCGATGGCTTAACCCTCGTTAGCGGCAGCACTGACCACACCGTCCGTCTGTGGGATGTGGGCACAGGGGAGTGTTTGCATAGTCTGCAAGGGCATACCAGTTGGGTTCGATGCGTTGTTTATGCTCCCAGTGGCTCTCCAGAACGACTTGCCAGCAGTAGTGACGACCAAACCATTCGGATATGGGACAGCCACAGCGGGCAATGTCTACGGGTTCTCACGGGCCACACCAGCGGCATTTGGGCCGTGGCCTTTAGCCCAGATGGACGGTTACTCGCCAGCGGCGGGGATGATTGCGTCATTAAAATCTGGGATGTGGCAACGGGCCACTGCCTGCAAACCCTGCAAGGGCATCAAAACTGGATTCAGGCGATCGCCTTTAGCCCCGACGGCACCTGTCTTGCCAGTGGCAGCAATGATCAGACCATCCGCCTCTGGCATCTCCCCACGGGGCAGCAGCAGCAATGCATAGACAGTCACCACAATCGCATTTGGGCCATTGCCTATAGCGTTCAAGAAAATAGCGAGGGCATCCACGAAACGGTGCTGATCAGCGGCAGCGAAGATGAAACCATCTGCATCTGGAACCCCACAACAGGACAATGCATCAAAAGCATGCGAGCCCAGCGCCCCTGCGAAGGGATGAATATTCAGGGTGTCAAAGGGCTAAGGGAAACCCAAAAAGAAGCTCTGCGGGCATTAGGAGCCATCGAACCGTCTCCTCAGCAGGCCGA